A genomic window from Maridesulfovibrio sp. includes:
- a CDS encoding universal stress protein, with protein sequence MTKKILLHFDSRIDAALIKNSLDFANKCGATLDVLNVFAEPKKSALDYFNNHGKDLKKHIIDGHTAKLEEELEEARINAENIKFSIRWGKDFIECIKSVNEKKYDMVICPPAEPNQPPNSTIMHLLRKCPCPVWVHHGHLWRGAVRILAAIGPFDSSSENIALNRNILEHASMLNQVLGGKLHIMHCWKGYLEGITTNPYFSELEVENYLSFEKDSSEAAFNDIIESVSFDKEPRRIIMHGDPGTIIPEYALEQKMDIVVMGSIARSGIAGLLIGNTAEKIAGSLTESLLAIKPAGFVSPVK encoded by the coding sequence ATGACCAAAAAAATACTACTCCATTTTGATTCCAGAATAGATGCTGCGCTAATCAAAAACTCTCTTGATTTTGCGAATAAATGCGGAGCAACACTAGACGTTCTAAATGTTTTTGCCGAGCCTAAAAAATCTGCGCTGGACTACTTCAATAATCACGGCAAGGACCTGAAAAAACATATTATTGACGGACACACTGCTAAATTAGAAGAAGAGCTTGAAGAAGCCCGAATCAATGCTGAAAACATAAAGTTTTCTATAAGATGGGGAAAAGATTTTATTGAATGCATCAAATCCGTGAATGAAAAAAAATATGACATGGTAATCTGTCCACCTGCAGAACCGAACCAGCCCCCTAATAGTACGATAATGCATCTACTCCGCAAATGCCCTTGTCCTGTCTGGGTTCATCACGGCCATCTCTGGCGTGGAGCTGTAAGAATACTCGCTGCCATAGGACCTTTTGACAGCTCATCTGAAAACATAGCCTTGAACCGGAATATACTTGAACACGCATCAATGCTGAATCAAGTTCTCGGCGGCAAATTGCATATCATGCACTGCTGGAAAGGCTACCTCGAGGGCATAACTACCAATCCCTATTTTTCTGAATTGGAAGTAGAGAACTACCTTTCCTTCGAAAAAGACAGCAGCGAGGCCGCATTCAATGATATTATTGAATCTGTCTCATTTGACAAAGAACCTCGCCGCATTATCATGCATGGAGACCCTGGAACCATAATTCCTGAATATGCGTTAGAGCAGAAAATGGATATAGTCGTGATGGGTAGTATTGCCCGCTCCGGAATTGCTGGTCTGCTGATTGGAAACACTGCAGAAAAGATTGCCGGTTCACTCACTGAATCACTTCTGGCTATCAAGCCTGCCGGATTTGTTTCCCCGGTCAAGTAA